The genomic region CGTTGTAGCCACGGGTACACCTGAGATGGTGGCACAGAATCCCAATTCATATACCGGACAATATTTAAGGCGGCTTAAAGAAATCAGTTGCCGTCTGAATAATAATTAGGCAGGGTGGTAATTATGAAATCCTTCAGAAAAGAGCTGGTAATCCATACTCCTACTAGAAGGGCGTTTGTCAATATTACCCCGGAAGTTGAAAAATGTGTAAGGGAAAGCGGAATTAAGGAAGGGCTTTGCCTTGTAAATGCAATGAATATAACTTCAAGCGTTTTTATTAATGATGACGAACCGGGCCTTCACATGGATTTTGAAAGATGGCTGGAAAAGCTTGCTCCCGAAAAGCCTTACAACCAGTATGCGCATAACGGCTATGAGGACAACGCCGATGCCCATTTGAAAAGAACGATTATGGGCCGGGAGGTGGTTGTGGCCGTGACCGACGGAAAGCTTGATTTTGGAACGTGGGAGCAGATATTTTACGGCGAGTTTGACGGGAAAAGGGACAAAAGGGTACTGATAAAGATAATAGGGGAATAGATAAAAACTTTTTCCTGTTATTTCTTTCAAACTATTGACTTGAATCAAAATTATGGTATTATTGAATTCAGATGGACTTATGACCATGGTTTAAGTTCGTAAGAAGCTTTTTGAGATTATATCAATTAAATAGAGCCATTCTTCAGGGATCGGTGAAATTCCGTACCGGCGGTGAAAGCCCGCGAGCCTTAAAAGGGTTGATCCGGTGAAAGTCCGGGGCCGACAGTTAAAGTCTGGATGGGAGAAGAATGTTTTTTATTGCGAAAAAAAAGCCCTGAAGTTTGATATTTCAGGGTTTTTTTTGCTCATAAATTAAAAAAATGTATATGTGAGGGATGATGTTTATGAATAACCTGGTTAAACATAATGATACCGGAAGCGATGCAAAGGACAGAATTGAGACCTTTACCATTGTCAAAATCTCAATTCTGGCAGCAACTGCCGCATTACTGATGCTTTTTGAGATACCTGTCTTTTTCACCCCGGGTTTCTATAAGCTTGACTTCAGTGAAGTTGCGGTCCTGCTGGGGGCCTTTTCAATGGGACCCGTGGCGGGTATTGTAATTGAAGCGGTTAAAATACTTCTGAATTTTGTCATTGACGGTTCGATGACCGCAGGGATCGGGGAACTTGCCAATTTTCTTATGGGATGTTCGTTTGTGGTGCCCGCTGCAGTCATATATAAAAGAAACAAAACAAG from Thermoclostridium stercorarium subsp. stercorarium DSM 8532 harbors:
- a CDS encoding secondary thiamine-phosphate synthase enzyme YjbQ, with amino-acid sequence MKSFRKELVIHTPTRRAFVNITPEVEKCVRESGIKEGLCLVNAMNITSSVFINDDEPGLHMDFERWLEKLAPEKPYNQYAHNGYEDNADAHLKRTIMGREVVVAVTDGKLDFGTWEQIFYGEFDGKRDKRVLIKIIGE
- a CDS encoding ECF transporter S component, with amino-acid sequence MNNLVKHNDTGSDAKDRIETFTIVKISILAATAALLMLFEIPVFFTPGFYKLDFSEVAVLLGAFSMGPVAGIVIEAVKILLNFVIDGSMTAGIGELANFLMGCSFVVPAAVIYKRNKTRKGAIMGLTAGTVVMVIFSAFMNLYVLLPVYAAAFKMPIDAIVQMGTKVNSAIKDIYTLVLFATVPFNILKGFLSSLITVLIYKKLSPVLHR